In Aspergillus luchuensis IFO 4308 DNA, chromosome 1, nearly complete sequence, the following are encoded in one genomic region:
- a CDS encoding putative G-patch domain protein (COG:S;~EggNog:ENOG410PGDM;~InterPro:IPR000467,IPR000504,IPR036443,IPR035979, IPR012677,IPR013087,IPR001876;~PFAM:PF01585,PF00641,PF00076;~go_function: GO:0003676 - nucleic acid binding [Evidence IEA]) gives MMDGLPVDMVEEDITNELKEFYHVEGLDDVRVIRDRQTKLSRQLGFLRFRNLSLSRAFVERNFPTIYLHGPSAQDDRGTKVRIAYSREREDRARARAEADWNCMMCGIVNYSTRQKCFRCQAPRPDAGPAGPPGLPAPKVENHGDNDAAPENQPSQFLLFRGLEPSVTEELLAKGVAKLYRPASGNEAPGNGKKGAKVASTTGDSNLGAREGSIRRVLLVRDRRSNESWRYGFAEFATIQDAQAAITRLNSFEKFTISSRPVLVSYIHAGVFVPVLNPTSNEKFTFSPLNNPSLKLMYWDEEAYANELTVSTAELDNPKGDKPAGQSEKSKDADKAKKRKAEAAAAAGAKKMAVPSHLQFWSNRHAELHGIQKKDADEKGTEHGSDRGVSPSEATAPPSQSYADPNRNCCYLCMRQFKSSAEVNRHERLSQLHRGNLQDEELVAKATGKLIKHGIIPAPTEYRDRARERRKAFGSKPSGKNRPAPPPPKEEEPPVQTTSKGASLLSKMGWTGAGLGAQGTGMTAPIATEVYAQGVGLGAQGSKLGDATEEAGRNTRNRYDEFLEKTKQTARERYEQLDR, from the exons atgatggatggcctACCGGTGGacatggtggaagaagac ATTACCAACGAGTTGAAAGAGTTTTATCATGTTGAGGGCCTAGATGACGTTCGGGTCATTCGTGATCGACAGACGA AGCTGTCCCGACAACTTGGATTCTTGAGGTTTCGGAATCTAAGCTTATCCCGAGCATTCGTTGAGCGCAACTTTCCTACGATCTACCTACATGGTCCCAGCGCACAGGACGACCGCGGCACAAAGGTCCGCATCGCATATAGCCGTGAAAGGGAGGACCGTGCTCGTGCGAGAGCAGAGGCGGACTGGAACTGCATGATG TGTGGAATTGTGAATTACTCTACTCGCCAGAAATGCTTCAGATGTCAAGCGCCCCGGCCTG ACGCCGGCCCAGCTGGCCCTCCTGGGTTGCCAGCACCGAAGGTGGAAAACCATGGCGACAATGATGCTGCGCCGGAGAACCAACCCTCTCAATTCCTGCTCTTCCGCGGACTGGAACCTTCGGTAACGGAAGAGCTTCTTGCCAAGGGTGTTGCCAAGCTGTATCGTCCTGCATCTGGGAACGAGGCACCGGGTAATGGAAAGAAGGGTGCAAAGGTGGCTTCTACTACAGGTGATTCCAACCTTGGCGCCAGAGAGGGCTCCATCCGTCGTGTCTTGCTGGTGAGAGACCGTCGCAGTAACGAGAGCTGGCGCTACGGATTCGCCGAATTTGCAACTATTCAG GATGCACAAGCTGCTATTACACGTTTAAACTCGTTCGAAAAGTTCACCATATCATCCAGACCGGTTCTGGTCAGCTACATTCACGCCGGTGTATTTGTTCCGGTGCTCAATCCCACAAGCAACGAAAAATTCACATTCAGTCCTCTGAACAACCCATCGCTGAAACTTATGTActgggatgaagaggcaTATGCCAACGAGCTTACGGTATCAACGGCAGAACTCGATAATCCCAAGGGCGATAAACCAGCCGGTCAATCCGAAAAGTCCAAGGATGCAGATAAAGCAAAGAAACGCAAGGCGGAAGCggctgccgctgccggagCGAAAAAGATGGCAGTCCCATCGCATTTGCAATTCTGGAGCAACCGTCATGCCGAGTTGCATGGAATCCAGAAGAAGGACGCGGATGAAAAGGGCACAGAGCATGGCTCAGACCGCGGAGTCTCTCCATCCGAAGCAACCGCTCCACCATCCCAATCTTATGCCGATCCCAACCGCAATTGCTGCTACTTGTGCATGCGCCAGTTCAAATCATCAGCAGAAGTTAATCGCCACGAGCGGCTCAGTCAACTCCATCGTGGAAATCTTCAGGACGAAGAACTGGTAGCCAAGGCGACAGGCAAGCTCATCAAGCACGGCATCATCCCAGCCCCGACGGAGTATCGTGACCGCGCACGAGAGCGGCGCAAGGCGTTCGGCTCCAAGCCCTCAGGGAAGAACCGACCCGCTCCGCCCCCgccaaaggaagaggagccccCAGTACAAACCACATCAAAGGGAGCATCTCTGCTCAGCAAGATGGGATGGACCGGTGCCGGCTTGGGCGCCCAAGGCACCGGCATGACCGCGCCGATAGCCACAGAGGTTTACGCCCAGGGCGTGGGCCTAGGCGCGCAAGGCAGTAAACTAGGAGACGCAACCGAAGAAGCCGGGCGCAACACGCGCAACCGGTACGACGAATTcctggagaagacgaag
- the PLB1_1 gene encoding lysophospholipase 1 (COG:I;~EggNog:ENOG410PFXA;~InterPro:IPR016035,IPR002642;~PFAM:PF01735;~go_function: GO:0004620 - phospholipase activity [Evidence IEA];~go_process: GO:0009395 - phospholipid catabolic process [Evidence IEA]), with protein MKDLFGHINMSSFDAVSYINSHSSNITNIPNIGIAVSGGGYRALTNGAGALKAFDSRTENSTHNGQLGGLLQSATYLSGLSGGGWLLGSIYINNFTTVSNLQTYKEGEVWQFQNSITKGPKTNGLQAWDTAKYYRDLAKVVAGKKDAGFNTSFTDYWGRALSYQLINATDGGPGYTWSSIALTQDFQNGNMPMPLLVADGRNPGETLIGSNSTVYEFNPWEFGSFDPSIFGFAPLEYLGSYFENGEVPSGRSCVRGFDNAGFVMGTSSSLFNQFILKLNTTDIPSALKTVLASILEELGDRNDDIAIYSPNPFYEYRNATISYEKTPDLNVVDGGEDKQNLPLHPLIQPARNVDVIFAVDSSASTSDNWPNGSPLVATYERSLNSTGIGNGTAFPSIPDKSTFINQGLNTRPTFFGCNSSNITGHAPLVVYLPNYPYTTLSNKSTFQLKYEISERDDMITNGWNVVTMGNGSRKSYEDWPTCAGCAILSRSFDRTHTQVPDVCERCFEKYCWDGTRNSTEPAAYEPKVLMTSAGVRNLAVSRWVWGLVPVVLGVWLM; from the coding sequence ATGAAAGACCTTTTCGGTCATATCAACATGAGCTCATTTGACGCCGTCTCATACATCAACAGCCACTCGtccaacatcaccaacatcCCCAACATCGGTATTGCCGTATCTGGCGGTGGCTACAGAGCACTAACCAACGGCGCCGGCGCACTCAAAGCATTCGACAGTCGAACAGAGAATTCAACACACAATGGACAGCTCGGTGGTCTTCTGCAGTCAGCCACATACCTGTCCGGACTATCCGGAGGTGGTTGGCTCCTGGGTTCAATCTACATCAACAACTTCACCACCGTCTCCAACCTACAAACCTACAAAGAGGGCGAAGTCTGGCAGTTCCAGAACTCCATCACGAAAGGCCCCAAGACCAACGGCTTGCAAGCCTGGGACACAGCCAAGTACTACCGCGACCTAGCCAAGGTCGTGGCCGGTAAGAAAGATGCTGGCTTCAACACCTCCTTCACCGACTACTGGGGTCGCGCACTCTCCTACCAACTCATCAACGCGACCGACGGAGGCCCCGGCTACACCTGGTCATCGATCGCATTGACCCAGGACTTCCAGAACGGAAACATGCCCATGCCACTCCTCGTTGCCGACGGCCGTAACCCAGGCGAGACCCTAATCGGCAGCAACTCGACCGTATACGAGTTCAACCCCTGGGAATTCGGCAGCTtcgatccatccatcttcggCTTCGCTCCCCTCGAATACCTGGGCTCCTACTTCGAGAACGGCGAAGTCCCATCCGGTCGATCCTGCGTCCGCGGCTTCGACAACGCAGGCTTCGTCATGGGCACCTCCTCCAGTCTCTTCAACCAATTCATTCTCAAgctcaacaccaccgacaTCCCCTCAGCCCTCAAAACGGTCCTCGCTAGCATCCTCGAAGAGCTAGGCGACCGCAACGACGACATCGCCATCTACTCCCCCAACCCCTTCTACGAGTACCGCAACGCGACAATCTCATACGAAAAGACCCCGGACCTGAACGTCGTCGACGGCGGCGAAGACAAACaaaacctccccctccaccctctcaTCCAACCCGCCCGTAATGTGGACGTCATCTTCGCCGTCGACTCTTCAGCCAGTACCTCTGACAACTGGCCCAACGGTAGTCCCCTCGTCGCTACCTACGAACGTAGTCTCAACTCGACCGGCATCGGCAACGGCACTGCCTTCCCCAGCATCCCAGACAAAAGCACCTTCATCAACCAGGGCTTGAACACCCGTCCGACCTTCTTCGGCTGCAATAGCAGTAACATCACAGGCCATGCGCCCCTCGTCGTCTACCTCCCCAACTACCCATACACGACGTTGTCGAACAAATCGACCTTCCAGCTGAAGTACGAGATCTCGGAGCGTGACGACATGATCACTAATGGCTGGAACGTGGTTACGATGGGTAATGGATCGAGGAAGTCTTACGAGGATTGGCCGACCTGCGCGGGCTGCGCGATTTTGAGTCGCTCGTTTGATCGGACGCATACCCAGGTGCCGGATGTGTGTGAGCGGTGCTTTGAGAAGTATTGCTGGGATGGGACGAGGAATAGTACGGAGCCGGCGGCATATGAGCCCAAGGTGTTGATGACGAGTGCGGGCGTGAGGAACTTGGCGGTGTCgaggtgggtttgggggttggTTCCGGTTGTGCTGGGGGTTTGGTTGATGTGA
- a CDS encoding uncharacterized protein (COG:S;~EggNog:ENOG410Q27W;~SECRETED:SignalP(1-19)): MNLTLILALLATLAASIPADGPSFTDIYNPQCYKDTDCGTGCCYNGLCLAYCLHNEDDVHTELVRSFIDESRLHTEGDMDITAPVCHTNRDCGNGCCYHGLCLAYCPNDLAKRGDGDATWR; the protein is encoded by the exons ATGAACCtaaccctcatcctcgccctcctggCTACCCTAGCAGCCTCCATCCCAGCCGACGGCCCAAGCTTCACAGACATCT ATAACCCCCAGTGCTACAAGGACACCGACTGCGGAACCGGGTGCTGCTACAACGGTCTCTGTCTCGCTTACTGTCTTCACAACGAGGATGACGTTCACACGGAACTAGTCCGCAGTTTCATCGATG AATCCCGCCTCCACACAGAAGGAGACATGGACATCACCGCCCCGGTATGCCACACGAACAGAGACTGCGGGAACGGGTGCTGCTACCACGGTCTCTGTCTCGCGTATTGTCCGAATGATTTGGCCAAGCGGGGCGATGGGGATGCTACTTGGCGTTAg
- a CDS encoding alpha-glucosidase (CAZy:GH13;~COG:G;~EggNog:ENOG410PGUZ;~InterPro:IPR017853,IPR006047,IPR013780;~PFAM:PF00128;~go_function: GO:0003824 - catalytic activity [Evidence IEA];~go_process: GO:0005975 - carbohydrate metabolic process [Evidence IEA]) has protein sequence MAKSASQIHRAWWKECSVYQIWPASYKDSNDDGIGDIPGIISKLDYIKNIGVDIVWLCPSYKSPQVDMGYDIADYYSIADEYGTVADVEKLIQGCHERGMKLLMDLVVNHTSDQNEWFKQSRSSKDNEYRNWYVWKPARYDEQGNRHPPNNWVSHFQGSAWEWDEHTQEYYLHLYAVEQPDLNWEHPPVRKAVHDIMRFWLDKGADGFRMDVINFISKDQRFPDARVKDPRTPWQWGDKYYANGPRLHEYLADLGKILKEYDAFSVGEMPFVRDTEEVLRAVRYDRNEINMIFNFEHVDIDHGTYDKFEPGSWKLTDLKAFFETWQKFMYNNDGWNALYWENHDQPRSIDRYAQAKEEFRTEAGKMLATVLALQSGTPFVYQGQEIGMRNVPIEWDMNEYKDIDCLNHWHRLLKYRPDDIEAQKSARQEYQKKSRDNGRTPVQWSSAPNGGFTGPNAKPWMSVNPDYVRFNAEAQVNDPNSIYYYWAAVLGLRKKYLDIFVYGDYDLVDKDSQEVFAYSRQYENQKALVLTNWTENTLEWDATANGVKGVKDVVLNSYESAEAAKGRFSGQKWSLRPYEAVVLLVDA, from the exons TGATGGCATCGGTGACATCCCGGGAATAATCTCCAAGCTGGActatatcaagaatataggTGTGGACATTGTTTGGTTATGTCCTTCATACAAATCGCCCCAGGTGGATATGGGCTATGATATTGCCGATTACTATAGCATTGCGGATGAGTACGGCACGGTCGCGGATGTCGAAAAACTGATCCAGGGGTGCCACGAGCGGGGCATGAAGCTCCTTATGGACCTTGTGGTCAACCACACTAGTGATCAGAATGAGTGGTTCAAGCAGTCGCGCAGCTCCAAGGATAATGAGTATCGCAATTGGTATGTGTGGAAGCCGGCCAGGTATGATGAGCAGGGTAATCGGCACCCGCCCAACAACTGGGTGTCGCATTTTCAGG GTAGTGCCTGGGAATGGGACGAGCACACGCAGGAATACTACCTCCACCTCTATGCGGTAGAACAGCCCGATCTCAATTGGGAGCACCCGCCCGTCCGCAAGGCGGTTCACGATATCATGCGCTTCTGGCTAGACAAAGGCGCGGACGGATTCCGCATGGATgtcatcaacttcatcagCAAAGACCAACGCTTCCCGGACGCTCGTGTGAAGGACCCTCGTACCCCTTGGCAGTGGGGAGACAAATACTACGCCAATGGGCCGAGACTGCATGAATACCTTGCGGATCTGGGTAAGATTCTGAAGGAGTATGACGCCTTCAGTGTCGGCGAGATGCCCTTCGTTAGAGACACCGAGGAGGTGCTTCGCGCTGTGCGCTACGACCGGAACGAGATCAACATGATTTTCAACTTTGAACATGTGGACATTGACCACGGAACTTACGACAAGTTCGAGCCCGGGAGCTGGAAGCTTACTGATCTGAAGGCTTTCTTTGAGACGTGGCAGAAGTTCATGTACAATAATGATGGGTGGAACGCTCTTTACTGGGAGAACCACGATCAGCCGCGCTCGATTGATCGCTATGCACAGGCAAAGGAGGAGTTCCGCACGGAAGCAGGTAAAATGCTTGCGACGGTTCTTGCGCTGCAGTCTGGTACGCCATTTGTGTACCAGGGTCAGGAAATTGGAATGAGGAACGTTCCCATTGAATGGGACATGAACGAGTACAAGGACATTGACTGCCTGAACCACTGGCATCG ACTTCTCAAGTACAGGCCCGATGACATCGAAGCCCAGAAGAGCGCCCGTCAAGAGTATCAGAAGAAATCCCGAGACAACGGCCGCACACCGGTGCAGTGGTCAAGCGCACCGAACGGTGGATTCACCGGTCCCAACGCAAAGCCTTGGATGTCCGTCAACCCGGACTATGTCCGCTTCAATGCTGAAGCACAGGTCAATGACCCGAACTCGATCTACTATTACTGGGCTGCCGTCCTGGGACTGCGCAAGAAATACCTAGACATCTTTGTTTATGGCGATTACGACTTGGTAGATAAGGACAGCCAGGAGGTCTTTGCCTACTCTCGTCAGTACGAAAACCAGAAGGCCCTGGTTCTCACCAATTGGACTGAAAATACATTGGAGTGGGATGCTACTGCCAATGGCGTGAAGGGAGTCAAGGACGTCGTTTTGAACTCATATGAAAGCGCTGAAGCGGCGAAGGGGCGGTTCTCGGGACAGAAGTGGTCTCTACGCCCGTATGAAGCAGTTGTTCTGTTGGTGGATGCTTGA